The Polyodon spathula isolate WHYD16114869_AA chromosome 3, ASM1765450v1, whole genome shotgun sequence genome has a segment encoding these proteins:
- the LOC121308439 gene encoding fibrinogen silencer-binding protein-like, translating to MAAVFMATNMAGKARSSNFTLSEKLDLLKLVKPHIRILEEHTNKHAVIVDKNKCWDSIAEQYNTLGGDRPPRTAQGLRTLYKRLKESAKQEMVQRKHAQPEYRGSISEPTKRVMEMIPHLFRPIHDKDHNALPRMIYKHDSSVEQPGSSSSLPTISDYQPASVTVRLDQEIDVKPPPELTILSTRIEGDQEEDEDVMSVHGLDGSISPCPSSINLAVTMSPSPIPMKRDIYSRAENFRHLTGIEHETLQLSKAEHELVMDNHRKMGLYIEEKREGLKRKQQLEEELLKGKIKVEKLKAARLRHGLPIPHM from the exons ATGGCTGCAGTATTCATGGCAACAAACATGGCGGGGAAAGCAAGGTCCTCCAATTTTACATTGTCTGAAAAGCTGGATTTGTTAAAGCTGGTCAAACCCCACATTAGGATTCTGGAGGAGCACACCAACAAGCATGCAGTGATCGTGGATAAGAACAAGTGCTGGGACAGCATTGCAGAGCAGTATAACACCCTGGGGGGCGACAGGCCTCCTCGCACTGCGCAAGGCCTCCGCACGCTCTACAAGAGGCTGAAGGAGAGCGCCAAGCAGGAGATGGTGCAGCGTAAGCACGCCCAGCCTGAGTATCGAGGCAGCATCTCTGAACCCACCAAAAGAGTGATGGAAATGATCCCCCATCTCTTCAGGCCCATCCATGACAAGGACCACAACGCCTTGCCAAG gaTGATCTACAAACATGATTCCTCTGTTGAACAGCCAGGAAGCTCTTCCTCTCTGCCAACTATTTCAGACTACCAGCCTGCCTCGGTTACTGTGAGACTAGATCAGGAGATAGATGTGAAGCCTCCTCCCGAGCTCACCATTCTTTCGACAAGAATCGAGGGGGACCAGGAAGAAGATGAAGATGTGATGTCTGTGCACGGCCTTGACGGATCCATCTCCCCATGCCCTTCCTCTATCAACTTGGCCGTGACCATGTCTCCATCTCCCATTCCAATGAAAAGGGATATCTATTCCAGAGCTGAAAACTTTAGGCATCTGACTGGCATTGAACATGAAACACTGCAGCTATCCAAGGCTGAGCACGAACTGGTCATGGACAATCACAGAAAGATGGGTCTGTATATTGAGGAGAAACGGGAGGGACTGAAAAGGAAGCAGCAGCTGGAAGAAGAGCTGCTGAAGGGTAAAATCAAAGTAGAGAAACTAAAAGCAGCAAGACTCAGACATGGGCTTCCAATACCACACATGTGA
- the LOC121309145 gene encoding fibrinogen silencer-binding protein-like — MVGKARSSNFTEAEKIDLLRLVRPHVRVIEEHKHKHSAIVEKNRCWEAVAEYYNALGGERPPRTAQGLRTLYKRLKENAKQELVQQQRAQPEYRQQLSKPTRRLLLMVPAFFQNLQNKESSCLHRFPSGQSSYREEPGYLSSQPTSSQSRLPTLLAAPNTEVHSNEDAKPLGPHLIDSMEIGNEDTDNAVDSSASSRPSSLNMMVVLSSSSTSHSPQTNTLSRPPTRESLSRAATMHQLEALQLSKKEQELSIENHRKMGLYIELKREGLKRKQQLEEELLRAKIKVEKLRASRLRHGLPEFNSM; from the exons ATGGTTGGGAAAGCACGCTCCTCCAACTTCACAGAGGCAGAAAAGATTGACCTTCTGCGACTGGTGAGGCCCCACGTCCGGGTGATCGAggagcacaagcacaagcactcGGCCATCGTGGAGAAGAACCGCTGCTGGGAGGCCGTGGCGGAGTACTACAATGCCCTAGGAGGGGAGCGCCCCCCTCGCACCGCACAGGGCCTCCGCACGCTCTACAAGCGGCTCAAGGAGAATGCCAAGCAGGAGCTGGTGCAGCAGCAGCGGGCCCAGCCTGAGTACCGGCAGCAGCTCTCTAAGCCAACCAGGAGGCTTCTTCTCATGGTACCAGCCTTCTTTCAGAACCTCCAGAACAAGGAGAGTAGCTGTTTACACAG ATTTCCTTCTGGCCAGTCATCTTACAGAGAGGAGCCTGGGTATCTCAGTTCCCAGCCCACAAGCTCGCAGAGCCGACTGCCCACCCTTCTTGCAGCCCCTAATACAGAGGTACATTCAAACGAAGATGCAAAACCTCTGGGTCCACACCTGATTGACAGCATGGAGATTGGGAATGAAGATACTGATAATGCTGTGGACAGCTCTGCTTCGTCTCGCCCATCTTCTCTTAATATGATGGTTGTGCTGTCATCTTCATCTACTTCTCACTCCCCTCAAACAAACACGTTATCGAGGCCCCCAACGAGAGAAAGCCTGAGCCGGGCAGCCACAATGCACCAGCTGGAAGCACTGCAGTTGTCAAAAAAGGAGCAGGAGCTGAGCATTGAGAACCACAGGAAGATGGGCCTGTACATCGAACTGAAACGGGAAGGGCTCAAGAGGAAGCAGCAGCTGGAGGAAGAGCTGCTCAGGGCCAAAATCAAAGTGGAGAAACTCAGAGCATCCAGGCTTAGGCATGGCCTACCAGAGTTCAACAGCATGTAA